From the genome of Populus trichocarpa isolate Nisqually-1 chromosome 15, P.trichocarpa_v4.1, whole genome shotgun sequence, one region includes:
- the LOC7454725 gene encoding uncharacterized protein LOC7454725, translated as MECNKEEAFRVKEIAEKKFIERDIAGARRFALKAQKLYPALDGLPQLLATLDAHMAADNRTNGEVDWYRVLDVEPSASEDTIRRHYRKLALILHPDKNKAVGAHGAFNIISEAWNLLSDKAKRIAYDQKRNVTDMDQKVPHWKSSVPTGHDNNSNARSQKNAMRPKPAPPPLFSKPNTFWTICNACKTQFEYLRTYLNHSLLCQNCHRSFLGVETPPPSMDGNGPSPIWTSYSQEHNSTWHVRTENSTNMGPKFQSGAFSKDGGFGSAPSTLSGAQSKKLKRKHEEEFLYRKTKTVADGASGFSGYGSSSVLKGDKLQKRRCIDEQRANSNGRETAKQVANRNGRVGESGSQKSSLEAGRRSISGNHKVNSTSELSQIEIRKMLMERAKKDISKKVKEWSSVATALKTSEKDIKKEGGKQKDGTKADAKECPEFLDSKSKAHTTEPSPINANDDPVTNINDWPVMSVPDPDFHDFDKDRTESSFGDNQVWAAYDDDDGMPRYYAMIHSVISRKPFKMRISWLNTKSNRELGPLNWIGSGFYKTSGDFWIGKHKVNKSLNSFSHKVKWVKGSRGTIQIYPGKGDIWAVYKNWSPDWNERTLDEVIHKYDMMEVLEDYKEERGVAVAPLVKVAGFKTVFRQHPDSSKTRTIPREEMFRFSHQVPSVLLTGQEGQNAPKGCWELDPASTPLELLQVLSEVQLDGMMETAEKDKEKYLSRDMTKFNEEFVEYVNTVEEKGVVGKAARGDVANARKNKRKETNEDTVMVYKRR; from the coding sequence ATGGAATGTAATAAAGAGGAGGCATTTAGAGTTAAAGAGATTGCAGAGAAGAAGTTTATAGAGAGGGACATTGCCGGGGCAAGAAGATTTGCACTGAAGGCTCAAAAACTGTATCCTGCACTTGATGGTCTTCCACAACTTTTAGCAACTCTTGATGCGCACATGGCTGCTGATAACAGAACAAATGGAGAAGTGGACTGGTACAGAGTCCTTGATGTTGAACCGTCAGCAAGTGAGGACACAATCCGTAGACATTACAGGAAACTGGCTCTCATTCTGCATcctgataaaaataaagcagTTGGAGCACATGGggcatttaatattatatctgAAGCCTGGAATCTGTTGTCCGATAAAGCCAAGAGAATCGCCTATGACCAGAAGCGGAATGTAACAGATATGGATCAAAAAGTTCCACATTGGAAATCATCAGTGCCAACTGGTCATGATAACAATTCCAATGCACGGAGCCAGAAGAATGCTATGCGCCCGAAGCCTGCGCCCCCTCCCCTGTTTTCCAAACCCAATACCTTTTGGACAATCTGCAATGCATGTAAAACACAATTTGAGTACCTTAGAACTTATCTCAACCACAGCCTTCTTTGTCAGAACTGTCATCGGTCCTTCTTGGGTGTTGAGACGCCTCCCCCATCCATGGATGGAAATGGCCCATCCCCTATATGGACTTCTTACAGCCAAGAACATAATTCTACTTGGCATGTAAGGACTGAAAATTCCACAAATATGGGACCTAAGTTTCAGTCAGGAGCATTTTCTAAAGATGGCGGTTTTGGAAGTGCACCGTCAACATTGTCAGGTGCTCAAtctaagaaattgaaaagaaagcaTGAAGAGGAATTCCTTTACcggaaaacaaaaacagttgCTGATGGAGCTTCTGGATTCAGTGGTTATGGTTCCAGTTCTGTACTGAAAGGAGACAAGCTGCAGAAGAGAAGGTGCATTGATGAGCAAAGGGCAAACAGTAATGGAAGAGAGACAGCAAAACAGGTGGCTAACAGAAATGGAAGAGTTGGTGAATCTGGTTCTCAAAAGAGTAGTTTAGAAGCAGGAAGGAGGAGCATTTCTGGCAACCATAAAGTTAATAGCACAAGTGAGTTGTCACAAATAGAAATTCGAAAGATGTTGATGGAGAGGGCTAAGAAGGATATTTCCAAGAAGGTGAAGGAATGGAGCAGTGTGGCTACTGCTCTAAAGACTTCAGAAAAGGATATCAAGAAGGAGGGAGGAAAGCAGAAGGATGGCACAAAAGCTGATGCGAAAGAATGTCCAGAGTTTCTAGATTCTAAGAGCAAAGCTCACACCACTGAGCCTTCACCAATTAATGCTAATGATGATCCAGTTACAAACATCAATGATTGGCCAGTCATGAGTGTTCCAGATCcagattttcatgattttgacAAGGATCGCACAGAGAGTTCATTTGGTGATAACCAGGTTTGGGCTgcttatgatgatgatgatgggatGCCTCGGTATTATGCCATGATTCATAGTGTGATATCACGGAAGCCTTTCAAAATGCGGATTAGTTGGCTTAACACCAAAAGCAACCGTGAATTGGGCCCACTAAACTGGATTGGTTCCGGATTTTACAAGACCAGTGGAGACTTCTGGATAGGGAAGCATAAAGTCAACAAGTCTCTTAATTCTTTCTCTCACAAGGTGAAGTGGGTGAAGGGTTCAAGAGGGACTATTCAAATCTATCCTGGAAAGGGTGATATTTGGGCTGTTTATAAAAACTGGTCTCCCGATTGGAATGAGCGTACCCTGGATGAAGTCATACACAAATATGACATGATGGAAGTGCTTGAGGACTACAAAGAGGAGAGAGGAGTTGCTGTTGCTCCTCTTGTTAAAGTTGCTGGTTTCAAGACAGTGTTTCGCCAGCATCCTGACTCGAGCAAAACCAGGACAATCCCAAGGGAAGAGATGTTTAGGTTTTCTCACCAGGTTCCGTCAGTTCTGCTCACAGGTCAAGAAGGTCAAAATGCTCCCAAGGGTTGCTGGGAACTTGATCCTGCTTCTACTCCTTTGGAGCTACTTCAGGTATTATCAGAAGTTCAGCTGGATGGAATGATGGAGACTGCtgaaaaagataaggaaaaatatttatctcgtgatatgacaaaatttaatgaagaGTTTGTTGAATATGTCAACACAGTCGAGGAAAAAGGTGTGGTGGGAAAGGCTGCTAGAGGAGATGTAGCTAATGCTAGGAAGAATAAGAGGAAGGAAACAAATGAAGACACGGTAATGGTGTATAAACGGAGGTGA
- the LOC7454726 gene encoding thylakoid lumenal 17.9 kDa protein, chloroplastic has product MKCWKKERITNVTSMSLIGHVLPPHLSTSKITNFTSQNVTPKPILFTNLFSLALTVTLNSPLPSLAIPSLNSQPPLLSPTTPFSQSKNLQIGLENGKIRPCPSTNPGCVSTNPQSSSFSFPWRIPENDTENAIQKLEEAILKTQRNAKIQVIEDTPNGKYLQAEVDGGFDPDVLEFLVRGDVVAYRTMATKVTYVYPFTTAFGDSKGQEERMKKILNELGWYAPSFDSMD; this is encoded by the exons ATGAAATGctggaaaaaggaaaggataaCAAACGTAACAAGTATGAGCTTGATTGGTCATGTTCTTCCTCCACATCTTTCAACCTCCAAAATCACTAACTTTACTTCACAAAATGTTACTCCAAAACCCATTCTCTTCACCAATCTCTTCTCCTTAGCCCTCACTGTTACCTTAAATTCTCCATTGCCTTCCTTGGCTATCCCTTCTCTTAACTCTCAGCCTCCCCTTCTCTCTCCTACAACCCCATTTTCTCAGTCCAAGAACTTGCAGATTGGGCTAGAAAATGG GAAAATTAGGCCTTGCCCGTCAACAAACCCAGGTTGTGTTTCAACGAATCCGCAATCTTCATCATTTTCATTCCCATGGAGGATTCCTGAGAATGATACAGAGAATGCAATTCAG AAGTTAGAGGAAGCAATCCTGAAAACGCAGAGAAATGCCAAGATTCAAGTCATTGAAGATACCCCAAATG GGAAATATTTACAAGCTGAGGTTGATGGAGGGTTTGATCCGGATGTCCTTGAGTTTTTGGTAAGAGGAGATGTAGTTGCGTATAGGACTATGGCCACAAAAGTAACCTATGTCTACCCTTTCACAACAGCATTTGGGGATTCAAAAGGACAAGAagaaagaatgaagaaaatcttgaaCGAATTAGGCTGGTATGCTCCAAGTTTTGATTCCATGGATTag
- the LOC7454727 gene encoding mediator of RNA polymerase II transcription subunit 30 isoform X1, which produces MEYNSNPISPATPQHSKTTQELAIEGQKHLEETIQAGYQILSSMNDELCNPTLWSTTSTATTAVTSPITSKNAQNGAVVITVNGDANAAVSDSTHELSGGGGGVGNGALDEARFRYKNSVAALRDVLAAIPNSHKAKPFETSSPADEAEIKKLEERASSLRKELAKKNTYVKLLIDQLREIITDISTWQTPCSV; this is translated from the exons ATGGAATATAATTCAAATCCCATTTCACCAGCAACACCACAACACTCAAAAACAACACAAGAACTAGCAATAGAAGGCCAAAAACATCTAGAAGAAACAATCCAAGCTGGTTACCAAATCCTTTCTTCTATGAACGATGAGCTTTGCAACCCCACTTTATGGTCCACCACCTCCACTGCTACAACTGCTGTGACTTCACCCATTACTTCTAAAAATGCCCAAAACGGTGCCGTCGTCATTACTGTCAATGGTGATGCTAATGCTGCTGTATCTGATTCCACTCATGAGttgagtggtggtggtggtggtgtgggTAATGGAGCTCTTGATGAAGCTCGGTTTCGGTATAAGAATTCGGTTGCTGCTCTTCGTGATGTTCTTGCGGCAATTCCTAATTCTCACAAg GCAAAACCTTTTGAAACGAGTTCTCCAGCAGATGAAGCTGAGATTAAGAAGTTGGAAGAGCGAGCCTCCAGCCTAAGAAAG GAACTTGCAAAGAAGAACACATATGTCAAGCTACTCATAGATCAATTACGAGAGATCATTACTGACATATCTACATGGCAGACTCCTTGTTCTGTCTGA
- the LOC7454727 gene encoding mediator of RNA polymerase II transcription subunit 30 isoform X2, whose product MEYNSNPISPATPQHSKTTQELAIEGQKHLEETIQAGYQILSSMNDELCNPTLWSTTSTATTAVTSPITSKNAQNGAVVITVNGDANAAVSDSTHELSGGGGGVGNGALDEARFRYKNSVAALRDVLAAIPNSHKAKPFETSSPADEAEIKKLEERASSLRKVICGTCKEEHICQATHRSITRDHY is encoded by the exons ATGGAATATAATTCAAATCCCATTTCACCAGCAACACCACAACACTCAAAAACAACACAAGAACTAGCAATAGAAGGCCAAAAACATCTAGAAGAAACAATCCAAGCTGGTTACCAAATCCTTTCTTCTATGAACGATGAGCTTTGCAACCCCACTTTATGGTCCACCACCTCCACTGCTACAACTGCTGTGACTTCACCCATTACTTCTAAAAATGCCCAAAACGGTGCCGTCGTCATTACTGTCAATGGTGATGCTAATGCTGCTGTATCTGATTCCACTCATGAGttgagtggtggtggtggtggtgtgggTAATGGAGCTCTTGATGAAGCTCGGTTTCGGTATAAGAATTCGGTTGCTGCTCTTCGTGATGTTCTTGCGGCAATTCCTAATTCTCACAAg GCAAAACCTTTTGAAACGAGTTCTCCAGCAGATGAAGCTGAGATTAAGAAGTTGGAAGAGCGAGCCTCCAGCCTAAGAAAGGTAATTTGCG GAACTTGCAAAGAAGAACACATATGTCAAGCTACTCATAGATCAATTACGAGAGATCATTACTGA
- the LOC7463132 gene encoding non-specific phospholipase C6, which produces MGRFRTKPPSFPSIFLLFLTLSCVSTTQQPSPIKTIVVLVMENRSFDHMIGWMKKSINPAINGVSGTECNPVSTKNPGPQSICFSDDAEFVDPDPGHSFEDVEQQVFGNSSFPSMSGFVEQALSVSQNLSETVMKGFRPESVPVYATLVREFAVFDRWFSSIPGPTQPNRLFVYSATSHGSTSHVKKQLAIGYPQKTIFDSLHENGKDFGIYFQNIPTTLFFRNMRKLKYIFKFHLFDFKFKKDARDGKLPSLTVIEPRYFDLKGLPANDDHPSHDVANGQNLVKEVYETLRASPQWNETLLVITYDEHGGFYDHVETPYVNVPSPDGNTGPAPSFFKFDRLGVRVPTIMVSPWIKKGTVISSPNGPAPSSEFEHSSIPATIKKMFNLSSNFLTHRDAWAGTFEGVVGELTSPRTDCPVTMPDVAPLRTTEAKEDSSLSEFQSEVVQLAAVLNGDHFLSSFPDEISKKMNVKEALDYVEGSVTRFIRASKEAINLGADESAIVDMRSSLTTRSSVHN; this is translated from the exons atggGAAGATTCAGAACTAAGCCACCTTCATTTCCCTCCATTTTCTTGCTGTTTCTTACACTTTCATGTGTTTCTACGACCCAACAACCAAGCCCCATCAAGACCATTGTGGTTTTGGTGATGGAAAACAGATCTTTTGATCATATGATTGGTTGGATGAAGAAATCTATTAATCCAGCAATCAATGGTGTCTCTGGAACAGAATGCAATCCTGTATCGACCAAGAATCCAGGCCCACAATCCATTTGTTTCTCAGATGATGCTGAGTTTGTGGATCCAGATCCTGGACACTCTTTTGAAGATGTGGAGCAACAGGTATTTGGCAATAGCTCTTTTCCTTCAATGAGTGGTTTTGTTGAACAAGCTCTCTCCGTGTCACAAAACCTCTCTGAAACTGTCATGAAGGGCTTTAGGCCTGAATCTGTGCCAGTTTACGCCACACTTGTAAGGGAATTTGCAGTCTTTGATAGGTGGTTTTCTTCAATCCCTGGTCCAACACAACCCAATAGGCTGTTTGTGTATTCTGCTACTTCTCATGGCTCAACAAGCCATGTTAAGAAGCAATTGGCTATAGGATATCCTCAGAAGACAATTTTTGATTCACTTCATGAGAACGGTAAGGACTTTGGAATTTACTTCCAAAACATTCCAACAACTTTGTTCTTTAGGAACATGAGGAAATTGaagtatatttttaagtttcatcTGTTTGATTTCAAGTTCAAGAAAGACGCTAGAGATGGGAAGCTGCCAAGCTTAACTGTGATTGAACCAAGGTATTTTGATCTTAAAGGATTGCCTGCAAATGATGATCACCCATCTCATGATGTTGCTAATGGTCAAAACTTGGTTAAGGAGGTTTATGAGACATTGAGAGCTAGTCCCCAATGGAATGAGACCCTTTTGGTCATTACATACGATGAACATGGGGGGTTTTATGACCATGTCGAGACTCCTTATGTCAATGTTCCCAGCCCAGATGGGAACACCGGCCCTGCCCCATCTTTTTTCAAGTTCGACAGGCTTGGAGTTCGTGTGCCGACAATTATGGTCTCTCCTTGGATCAAGAAAGGCACTG tgATAAGTAGCCCAAATGGGCCTGCTCCAAGCTCAGAGTTCGAGCACTCTTCAATTCCTGCAACCATAAAGAAAATGTTCAACCTCTCCTCAAACTTCTTGACACACAGAGATGCATGGGCCGGCACATTTGAAGGAGTTGTTGGGGAGTTAACCTCTCCCAGAACTGACTGCCCAG TGACCATGCCAGATGTAGCACCTCTGAGAACAACAGAAGCAAAAGAAGATAGTTCATTATCCGAATTCCAGAGCGAGGTAGTTCAACTAGCTGCTGTTCTTAACGGTGACCACTTCTTGAGCAGCTTCCCAGATGAGATAAGCAAGAAAATGAACGTAAAAGAAGCTCTAGATTATGTTGAAGGTTCTGTTACAAGGTTCATTAGAGCTAGCAAAGAGGCTATCAATTTAGGAGCAGATGAATCTGCCATTGTAGATATGAGATCATCGCTCACTACTAGATCTTCAGTTCACAATTAG
- the LOC7454729 gene encoding CBS domain-containing protein CBSCBSPB5 isoform X2: MASQGSSSRKSMSYSSFQGRKKANENGGGGLDGSRRSLTSSRSMGLTGERTVKRLRLSKALTVPESTSIYQACCRMAAHRVDALLLTDSNSLLCGILTDKDLVSRVIACELNLEETPVSKVMTRNPVFVLSETLAVEALQKMVQGKFRHLPVVENGEVIALLDIAKCLYDAIARMERAAEKGKAIAAAVEGVEKNWGTSISGTNTFIETLRERIFRPAISTIIPENSKIVTVSPTETVLEVTKTMLESSSSCAVVTVDGKPRGIFTSKDILMRVITQNLSPNSTLVEKVMTPNPECATIDTPIVDALHTMHDGKFLHLPVLDRDGNIVAVIDVIHITHAAVATVGSAAAANNETANTMMQKFWDSAMALSPNGDDEEARSEGSLKLASEGTEAGRSLLYPSSVYPNVFSFKIEDKRGRMHRFTCETRNLTDIITSILQRLGDDINCNNLPQILYEDEDHDKVVLASDSDLITAVEHARSAGLKSLRLHLDCSGKGGRKGSRSEGFDYGEADARASAYSTLAAGAALVAGVGVLAYLKRSGY; this comes from the exons ACGTTTGCGTCTGTCAAAGGCCCTGACAGTACCAGAAAGCACAAGCATTTATCAAGCTTGCTGTCGGATGGCTGCTCATAGAGTTGATGCCTTATTGCTAACTGACTCTAATTCGTTACTTTGTGGAATCCTTACAGATAAG GATTTAGTTTCAAGAGTAATTGCTTGTGAGCTTAATCTTGAGGAAACACCCGTTTCTAAAGTTATGACCAGGAACCCTGTTTTCGTTCTTTCTGAAACTCTTGCCGTGGAAGCTCTCCAGAAGATGGTTCAAG GAAAATTCAGACATTTACCTGTTGTTGAGAATGGAGAGGTTATTGCCTTACTAGATATAGCAAAGTGTTTATATGATGCCATAGCTCGTATGGAAAGGGCAGCAGAAAAAGGAAAAGCCATTGCTGCAGCTGTTGAAGGTGTTGAAAAAAATTGGGGGACATCCATATCTG GAACCAATACGTTCATTGAGACACTTCGAGAGCGGATCTTTAGGCCTGCTATATCTACGATAATTCCAGAGAATTCAAA GATTGTAACTGTATCACCGACAGAGACTGTTTTGGAAGTTACAAAGACGATGCTCGAATCTTCATCAAGCTGTGCAGTAGTGACAGTGGATGGAAAACCCCGAGGAATTTTTAc TTCAAAGGATATCCTGATGCGAGTAATAACACAAAATCTTTCTCCAAATTCAACTCTTGTGGAGAAG GTCATGACTCCCAATCCAGAATGTGCAACGATTGATACACCAATTGTTGATGCTCTGCACACCATGCATGATGGGAAATTTTTGCACCTTCCTGTGCTAGACAGAG ATGGGAACATAGTTGCTGTCATTGATGTAATTCATATCACTCACGCTGCAGTGGCCACA GTCGGGAGCGCTGCTGCAGCAAATAATGAGACTGCAAACACAATGATGCAGAAGTTTTGGGACTCTGCCATGGCTTTGAGTCCTAATGGTGACGATGAGGAGGCGCGGAG TGAAGGTTCCTTGAAATTGGCTTCCGAAGGAACAGAGGCTGGGAGATCGCTTCTCTATCCATCATCAGTGTATCcaaatgtattttcttttaaaattgaagacAAAAGGGGGCGAATGCACAGATTTACTTGTG AGACCCGGAATCTGACTGATATAATAACTTCAATCCTTCAGAGGCTAGGGGATGACATTAACTGTAACAACTTACCTCAAATTCTG TATGAAGATGAAGACCATGACAAAGTTGTTCTGGCATCAGATAGTGATCTCATCACAGCTGTAGAGCATGCCAGATCAGCTGGTTTGAAG AGTCTGAGGTTGCACTTAGATTGCTCAGGAAAAGGTGGAAGGAAGGGTTCTCGTTCAGAAGGTTTCGATTATGGTGAAGCAGATGCACGGGCATCTGCATACAGTACTCTTGCCGCAGGCGCTGCTCTAGTTGCTGGGGTAGGCGTATTAGCATACCTGAAGAGGTCTGGTTACTGA
- the LOC7454729 gene encoding CBS domain-containing protein CBSCBSPB5 isoform X1, with protein sequence MASQGSSSRKSMSYSSFQGRKKANENGGGGLDGSRRSLTSSRSMGLTGERTVKRLRLSKALTVPESTSIYQACCRMAAHRVDALLLTDSNSLLCGILTDKDLVSRVIACELNLEETPVSKVMTRNPVFVLSETLAVEALQKMVQGKFRHLPVVENGEVIALLDIAKCLYDAIARMERAAEKGKAIAAAVEGVEKNWGTSISGTNTFIETLRERIFRPAISTIIPENSKIVTVSPTETVLEVTKTMLESSSSCAVVTVDGKPRGIFTSKDILMRVITQNLSPNSTLVEKVMTPNPECATIDTPIVDALHTMHDGKFLHLPVLDRDGNIVAVIDVIHITHAAVATVSQVGSAAAANNETANTMMQKFWDSAMALSPNGDDEEARSEGSLKLASEGTEAGRSLLYPSSVYPNVFSFKIEDKRGRMHRFTCETRNLTDIITSILQRLGDDINCNNLPQILYEDEDHDKVVLASDSDLITAVEHARSAGLKSLRLHLDCSGKGGRKGSRSEGFDYGEADARASAYSTLAAGAALVAGVGVLAYLKRSGY encoded by the exons ACGTTTGCGTCTGTCAAAGGCCCTGACAGTACCAGAAAGCACAAGCATTTATCAAGCTTGCTGTCGGATGGCTGCTCATAGAGTTGATGCCTTATTGCTAACTGACTCTAATTCGTTACTTTGTGGAATCCTTACAGATAAG GATTTAGTTTCAAGAGTAATTGCTTGTGAGCTTAATCTTGAGGAAACACCCGTTTCTAAAGTTATGACCAGGAACCCTGTTTTCGTTCTTTCTGAAACTCTTGCCGTGGAAGCTCTCCAGAAGATGGTTCAAG GAAAATTCAGACATTTACCTGTTGTTGAGAATGGAGAGGTTATTGCCTTACTAGATATAGCAAAGTGTTTATATGATGCCATAGCTCGTATGGAAAGGGCAGCAGAAAAAGGAAAAGCCATTGCTGCAGCTGTTGAAGGTGTTGAAAAAAATTGGGGGACATCCATATCTG GAACCAATACGTTCATTGAGACACTTCGAGAGCGGATCTTTAGGCCTGCTATATCTACGATAATTCCAGAGAATTCAAA GATTGTAACTGTATCACCGACAGAGACTGTTTTGGAAGTTACAAAGACGATGCTCGAATCTTCATCAAGCTGTGCAGTAGTGACAGTGGATGGAAAACCCCGAGGAATTTTTAc TTCAAAGGATATCCTGATGCGAGTAATAACACAAAATCTTTCTCCAAATTCAACTCTTGTGGAGAAG GTCATGACTCCCAATCCAGAATGTGCAACGATTGATACACCAATTGTTGATGCTCTGCACACCATGCATGATGGGAAATTTTTGCACCTTCCTGTGCTAGACAGAG ATGGGAACATAGTTGCTGTCATTGATGTAATTCATATCACTCACGCTGCAGTGGCCACAGTAAGCCAA GTCGGGAGCGCTGCTGCAGCAAATAATGAGACTGCAAACACAATGATGCAGAAGTTTTGGGACTCTGCCATGGCTTTGAGTCCTAATGGTGACGATGAGGAGGCGCGGAG TGAAGGTTCCTTGAAATTGGCTTCCGAAGGAACAGAGGCTGGGAGATCGCTTCTCTATCCATCATCAGTGTATCcaaatgtattttcttttaaaattgaagacAAAAGGGGGCGAATGCACAGATTTACTTGTG AGACCCGGAATCTGACTGATATAATAACTTCAATCCTTCAGAGGCTAGGGGATGACATTAACTGTAACAACTTACCTCAAATTCTG TATGAAGATGAAGACCATGACAAAGTTGTTCTGGCATCAGATAGTGATCTCATCACAGCTGTAGAGCATGCCAGATCAGCTGGTTTGAAG AGTCTGAGGTTGCACTTAGATTGCTCAGGAAAAGGTGGAAGGAAGGGTTCTCGTTCAGAAGGTTTCGATTATGGTGAAGCAGATGCACGGGCATCTGCATACAGTACTCTTGCCGCAGGCGCTGCTCTAGTTGCTGGGGTAGGCGTATTAGCATACCTGAAGAGGTCTGGTTACTGA